A part of Paenibacillus donghaensis genomic DNA contains:
- the rplI gene encoding 50S ribosomal protein L9 yields MKVIFLQDVKGQGKKGQVKEVSEGYAANFLLPRGLVRPATDGNVKTLENQTAAEQRRKDNEKKEAQELGKKLDELTLTLKAKAGEGGRLFGAITSKQIAETLAATHSIVIDKRKIELSDPIRHLGLIEVNVKLHTEVKAALKVQVTEE; encoded by the coding sequence ATGAAGGTCATTTTCTTACAGGATGTTAAGGGACAAGGCAAAAAAGGCCAGGTCAAGGAAGTATCGGAGGGCTACGCAGCTAATTTCCTGCTGCCGCGCGGTTTGGTCCGTCCGGCAACAGACGGCAACGTGAAGACTCTGGAGAATCAGACGGCTGCTGAGCAGCGCCGCAAGGATAATGAGAAGAAGGAAGCGCAGGAGCTGGGCAAGAAGCTGGATGAGCTGACTTTAACACTGAAAGCCAAAGCCGGAGAAGGCGGCAGACTGTTCGGTGCCATTACAAGCAAGCAGATTGCTGAAACACTGGCTGCGACTCACAGTATCGTGATCGACAAGCGCAAGATTGAGCTAAGCGACCCGATTCGCCACCTGGGACTAATTGAAGTGAACGTTAAACTGCATACGGAAGTAAAGGCTGCGCTTAAGGTTCAGGTAACGGAGGAGTAG
- a CDS encoding LCP family protein: MKKIKKRYIALIVIALIAVGGFLFRNPLKVLAFDLFLSDQIEKKLEQESYVPLVKEDNTIKPEPVVKKNDPFSLMLLGTDQRDNEVARSDTMMYAVVRPEDYKILLISIPRDTYTEIIGYKDDKKDKITHAFAFGGQQMAKDTLEALLEHDIQYYATINFQGLKDAVDAIGGVPLPIKKTIVNKQKDHEKFTIEGGKSNYNGQEALNYTRYREDSDFNRTKRQQVFIDVVANKMLSISQISNIPDLLDIMGENFKTDIQPSMIIDLAKKFMSGKDMDISSFTVMGEGKRIDGLYYDLVDEEDLSEAKLMIDNWMNSRTPVDQLIEPGKAENALEPKATAAAE; this comes from the coding sequence ATGAAAAAAATCAAGAAACGATATATTGCGCTTATTGTTATTGCTCTGATTGCAGTCGGTGGATTTCTGTTTCGCAACCCGCTGAAGGTGCTGGCTTTTGACCTGTTTCTATCCGATCAGATTGAGAAGAAGCTGGAGCAGGAGTCTTATGTCCCGCTGGTGAAGGAAGACAACACGATTAAGCCTGAACCAGTCGTTAAGAAAAATGATCCATTCTCTCTGATGCTTCTGGGTACGGACCAGCGCGACAATGAGGTCGCCCGCTCCGATACGATGATGTATGCGGTTGTCCGTCCGGAGGATTACAAAATTCTGCTGATCTCGATTCCGCGAGATACCTACACTGAAATTATCGGCTATAAGGATGACAAGAAGGATAAGATTACGCACGCTTTCGCTTTTGGCGGCCAGCAGATGGCCAAGGATACGCTGGAGGCGCTGCTGGAGCATGACATTCAATATTATGCCACCATTAACTTCCAGGGTCTTAAGGACGCTGTAGACGCTATCGGCGGCGTTCCATTACCGATCAAGAAGACAATTGTGAACAAGCAGAAGGATCATGAGAAATTCACAATTGAAGGCGGCAAGTCCAACTATAACGGGCAGGAAGCCTTGAATTATACCCGTTACCGTGAGGACAGCGACTTCAACCGCACCAAACGCCAGCAGGTCTTCATCGATGTGGTGGCCAACAAAATGCTGTCTATCAGTCAGATTAGCAACATTCCCGATCTGCTTGATATTATGGGCGAAAACTTCAAAACGGATATCCAGCCTTCAATGATTATTGATCTGGCCAAGAAATTCATGAGTGGCAAGGATATGGACATTTCCAGCTTCACAGTAATGGGCGAAGGCAAGCGTATTGATGGCCTCTACTATGATCTGGTTGATGAAGAGGATCTAAGCGAAGCCAAGCTGATGATCGATAACTGGATGAACTCAAGAACACCTGTAGACCAGCTGATCGAGCCGGGCAAAGCGGAGAATGCGCTGGAGCCTAAGGCTACAGCTGCTGCAGAGTAA
- a CDS encoding DHH family phosphoesterase encodes MPKFLQRRWHGYHTVWAFMLLLVLIIVVSIYNWVLGVASLFLAGTLSFTMLKTEIAFRRNLVEYINGLSFRIKRVEGEAVSMLPLGIILYSEDRTVEWNNRCAGDIFSRKTLVGETIQDLLPDMMASVNGSGSKREVLKEGQLKDTRVEITVDDRYYQAVIIPGERLLYLYDITELVVLRERYEDEKLAIGIVMMDNLDESAQGMDDQQRTSLIAKVASEITEWSKQYEVYLRRLSSERYLMLLNHRSLQALEESRFVILDEVREMTADLKVPMTLSIGLAFGADSASELGALAQSSLDMALGRGGDQAAVKAGQRLSFYGGKSNAAEKRTRVRARVIAHALRDLMQESDRVLIMGHRIPDIDAVGAAIGLLKAAKMYNVEAYIVMETPNPSITRMMEQIRKDEELYKSFITTEQSLQIMSEHTLLIVVDTHKASMTMEPRLVQYASRIVVVDHHRRGEEFINDAVLVYLEPYASSTCELVTELLQYIHDKIKLSPLEATMLLAGITVDTKHFALHTGSRTFEAAGFLRRIGADTILIQRMLKEDLQEYISKAEIIKHARMVYDHIALVVTAPGMKIPQLLIAQTADTLLGMTNVIASFVVSERPDGLIGISARSLGRMNVQVVMEKLGGGGHLSNAAVQLEGTCKEAEARLLQVLAEIESKEGLFE; translated from the coding sequence ATGCCTAAATTCTTGCAAAGACGCTGGCACGGCTATCATACCGTCTGGGCGTTCATGCTGCTGCTGGTTCTTATTATAGTAGTCAGTATTTATAACTGGGTACTTGGTGTTGCCAGTCTGTTTCTGGCAGGCACCCTATCCTTCACCATGCTGAAGACGGAGATTGCGTTCCGGCGCAACCTGGTGGAATATATCAATGGCCTGTCCTTCCGGATCAAGCGGGTGGAGGGGGAAGCGGTCAGCATGCTGCCGCTTGGCATTATCCTCTACAGTGAAGACCGGACTGTGGAATGGAACAACCGCTGCGCTGGAGACATCTTCTCCCGCAAAACACTGGTAGGCGAGACCATTCAGGATTTGCTGCCTGATATGATGGCTTCGGTTAACGGCAGCGGTTCCAAACGGGAGGTACTCAAAGAAGGCCAACTAAAGGATACCCGGGTCGAAATTACTGTGGATGACAGGTATTATCAGGCTGTCATTATTCCGGGGGAACGCCTGCTTTACTTATATGATATTACTGAGCTTGTGGTGCTGCGCGAGCGCTACGAGGATGAGAAGCTGGCGATTGGAATCGTGATGATGGATAATCTCGATGAATCGGCCCAAGGCATGGATGATCAGCAACGTACCTCGCTGATTGCTAAGGTGGCCAGTGAGATTACGGAATGGAGCAAGCAATATGAGGTCTATCTGCGACGCTTATCCTCCGAACGTTATCTGATGCTGCTGAATCACCGCAGCTTGCAGGCGCTGGAGGAGAGTCGGTTCGTGATTCTCGATGAAGTGCGGGAAATGACCGCTGATCTGAAGGTGCCGATGACACTAAGCATTGGCCTGGCCTTCGGAGCCGACTCGGCAAGTGAGCTGGGGGCGCTGGCGCAATCCAGTCTGGATATGGCGCTGGGCCGGGGCGGAGACCAGGCCGCAGTCAAAGCGGGCCAGCGGCTATCCTTCTATGGCGGCAAGAGCAACGCCGCAGAGAAGCGCACACGCGTGCGTGCCCGCGTCATTGCCCATGCGCTGCGCGACCTGATGCAGGAGAGCGACCGGGTGCTGATTATGGGGCACCGCATACCGGACATTGATGCGGTCGGTGCAGCCATCGGGCTGCTGAAGGCGGCCAAAATGTACAATGTGGAAGCCTATATCGTAATGGAGACGCCAAATCCATCCATTACACGGATGATGGAGCAGATCCGCAAGGATGAAGAGCTGTATAAGTCATTTATTACCACGGAGCAATCGCTGCAGATAATGTCTGAACATACGCTGCTGATTGTAGTCGATACCCATAAGGCCTCGATGACCATGGAACCGCGTCTGGTGCAGTATGCCAGCCGGATCGTGGTCGTTGACCATCACCGCCGGGGTGAGGAGTTCATCAATGATGCGGTACTGGTCTACCTGGAGCCGTATGCCTCCTCCACCTGTGAGCTGGTGACGGAGCTCTTGCAGTACATTCATGACAAGATCAAGCTGAGTCCGCTTGAAGCCACGATGCTCCTGGCGGGGATTACGGTGGATACGAAGCATTTTGCACTGCATACGGGATCACGCACCTTCGAGGCGGCAGGCTTCCTGCGCCGGATCGGCGCGGATACGATTCTGATTCAGCGGATGCTGAAAGAGGATCTGCAGGAGTATATTTCGAAGGCGGAAATTATCAAACACGCGCGGATGGTGTATGATCATATAGCACTGGTTGTAACGGCACCGGGGATGAAGATTCCCCAGCTGCTGATCGCACAGACCGCCGATACGCTGCTCGGGATGACGAATGTGATTGCTTCCTTCGTGGTCAGCGAGCGTCCTGACGGACTGATTGGCATCAGCGCACGTTCTCTGGGAAGAATGAACGTGCAGGTGGTTATGGAGAAGCTGGGCGGGGGAGGACATCTCTCCAACGCCGCTGTACAGCTGGAAGGCACATGTAAAGAAGCAGAGGCCAGACTGCTGCAGGTGCTGGCTGAAATTGAATCGAAAGAGGGGCTGTTCGAATGA
- a CDS encoding adenylosuccinate synthase, whose product MSTVVVVGTQWGDEGKGKITDFLAESADVVARYQGGNNAGHTILIDGKKFKLSLIPSGVFYKEKTCVIGNGMVINPEALIQEINYIHENGFDTKNLIISDRAHVIMPYHMLLDALEEDRKGPNKIGTTRKGIGPCYMDKAARNGIRIADLMDAEEFELRLRHLMGEKNQVITQVYGAEALDVEQILTQYLEYAEVLRHYVTDTSVVLNDAIDEEKRVLFEGAQGVMLDIDQGTYPYVTSSNPSAGGVCIGSGVGPSKIKQVIGVAKAYTTRVGDGPFPTELNDATGDYIRETGHEYGTVTGRARRVGWFDSVVVRHARRVSGLTGLSLNSLDVLSGLETVKICTGYKFRGEVITHYPASLKMLGECEAVYEELPGWSEDITGAKTLADLPENTRRYVERVSELTGIPIAIFSVGRNREQTNQVMPIYI is encoded by the coding sequence ATGTCAACGGTAGTCGTCGTGGGAACACAATGGGGAGACGAAGGCAAAGGTAAAATCACTGACTTTTTGGCGGAGAGCGCGGATGTGGTCGCCCGTTATCAAGGAGGCAACAATGCCGGTCACACGATTCTGATTGATGGCAAGAAATTTAAGCTCAGCTTAATCCCGTCCGGTGTATTTTATAAAGAGAAGACTTGTGTCATTGGTAACGGAATGGTTATTAATCCCGAAGCACTGATTCAAGAAATTAACTATATTCATGAGAATGGTTTCGATACGAAGAACCTGATTATCAGCGACCGTGCCCATGTCATTATGCCTTATCATATGCTGCTGGACGCGCTGGAGGAAGACCGCAAGGGACCGAACAAGATCGGCACTACCCGTAAAGGGATTGGTCCTTGTTATATGGATAAGGCTGCACGCAACGGTATCCGGATTGCCGATCTGATGGATGCCGAGGAATTCGAGCTGCGCCTGCGCCATCTGATGGGTGAGAAGAATCAGGTTATTACTCAGGTCTATGGCGCGGAAGCGCTGGATGTGGAGCAGATTCTGACGCAATATCTGGAGTATGCCGAAGTGCTGCGCCATTATGTCACCGATACTTCAGTCGTGCTGAATGATGCGATTGATGAGGAGAAAAGAGTACTGTTCGAGGGTGCGCAAGGAGTCATGCTGGACATTGACCAAGGCACGTATCCTTACGTGACTTCATCCAATCCATCGGCAGGCGGCGTCTGCATCGGCTCGGGCGTTGGCCCTTCCAAGATCAAGCAGGTTATCGGAGTTGCCAAGGCTTATACGACCCGTGTCGGCGATGGACCGTTCCCTACCGAGCTCAATGATGCCACCGGAGACTACATCCGCGAAACTGGCCATGAATATGGCACGGTTACCGGCCGCGCCCGCCGTGTAGGCTGGTTCGACAGCGTGGTAGTGCGCCATGCTCGCCGCGTTAGCGGTTTGACTGGACTGTCGCTGAACTCGCTGGATGTGCTCAGCGGACTAGAAACCGTCAAGATCTGTACCGGCTACAAGTTCCGCGGTGAGGTGATCACCCATTACCCTGCCAGTCTCAAGATGCTGGGTGAATGTGAAGCGGTCTATGAGGAGCTTCCAGGCTGGAGTGAGGATATCACAGGAGCCAAGACACTGGCTGATCTGCCGGAGAATACCCGCAGATATGTAGAGCGTGTATCCGAGCTGACCGGCATTCCCATTGCCATCTTCTCGGTGGGACGCAATCGTGAGCAGACGAACCAGGTTATGCCTATCTATATCTAA
- a CDS encoding M23 family metallopeptidase, whose protein sequence is MRKFKIMNRVGKLEGSEQAATESGTEHQRHEESSGESRGFLQLTGSRRFRRSWIAAAAGVILLGAVVVGAQKKYVGANTVSYYRVMVQGQEIGTLEQEAQLKQLFDAKQQEYQRKYPDSVMVLQTEGISTEKQRAYKPEINSESTLDKLDGMLKAYAVGVQLTVDGKAIGIVKDQETANAVLQGVKAHYIPQTEASKDSSILKRTAASGSAMAVAAAGAEQIKSVQIREQIAVVPVKADPNKVLNVEEAVTVLTEGKEAPLLYSVQEGDTLSGIATQFELSQAEIKRNNPEAKELSLQIGDQLQLTVPQPDVTVVSVEQVSEQVVTEPEIIVRESDQLPAGKRKVVRPGQPGLKSMQYRLTKENGQVVQEEWLGQTVLKASLPEVVYRGTKVVGEGTGSIAWPVSAARITSSFGERWGRAHKGLDMVSSDRTIKAADAGTVSFAGVKSGYGNVVIIDHRNGYETYYGHLSSIAVTSGQRLEQGAKIGVMGNTGRSTGTHLHFEIRKNGTAINPMKILK, encoded by the coding sequence ATGAGAAAATTCAAGATCATGAACCGGGTGGGGAAACTGGAGGGCAGTGAGCAGGCTGCCACAGAATCCGGTACAGAGCATCAGCGGCATGAGGAATCTTCCGGTGAATCCCGGGGGTTCTTGCAGCTTACCGGCTCGCGGCGATTCCGCCGCTCCTGGATTGCCGCAGCCGCAGGGGTTATCCTGCTGGGTGCTGTGGTGGTTGGTGCGCAGAAGAAATATGTCGGAGCAAATACGGTATCATATTACCGCGTAATGGTTCAAGGCCAGGAGATCGGAACCCTGGAGCAGGAGGCTCAGCTGAAACAGCTGTTTGATGCCAAACAGCAGGAGTACCAGCGCAAGTATCCGGATTCGGTGATGGTGCTGCAGACGGAAGGCATCTCTACCGAGAAGCAGCGTGCCTACAAGCCGGAGATCAATAGCGAATCCACGCTGGACAAGCTGGACGGTATGCTGAAGGCTTATGCAGTTGGCGTACAATTGACTGTTGACGGCAAAGCGATAGGCATCGTAAAGGATCAGGAAACGGCAAATGCCGTACTGCAAGGGGTGAAAGCGCATTACATACCGCAGACTGAGGCCTCTAAGGACAGCAGTATACTGAAACGAACGGCGGCATCTGGCTCGGCCATGGCAGTAGCGGCAGCAGGAGCTGAGCAGATCAAGTCGGTACAGATCCGCGAGCAGATCGCAGTGGTTCCAGTCAAGGCAGATCCCAACAAAGTGTTGAATGTGGAAGAAGCTGTAACGGTGCTTACCGAAGGCAAGGAGGCTCCGCTGCTCTATTCCGTGCAGGAAGGCGACACCTTATCGGGCATCGCAACGCAGTTTGAGCTCTCGCAGGCCGAGATCAAACGCAATAATCCTGAGGCGAAGGAGCTGAGCCTGCAGATTGGCGATCAGCTGCAGTTAACAGTACCGCAGCCTGATGTTACGGTAGTCAGCGTGGAGCAGGTCAGCGAGCAGGTGGTGACCGAGCCGGAGATTATCGTGCGTGAGAGCGATCAATTGCCGGCAGGCAAACGTAAGGTTGTCCGTCCGGGGCAGCCCGGTCTTAAGAGCATGCAATACCGCCTGACCAAGGAGAACGGACAGGTCGTGCAGGAAGAGTGGCTTGGCCAGACCGTGCTGAAGGCCTCACTGCCTGAAGTGGTGTACCGAGGCACTAAGGTGGTTGGCGAAGGGACAGGCAGCATCGCCTGGCCAGTAAGCGCGGCGAGAATTACGAGCAGCTTCGGAGAGCGCTGGGGCCGTGCCCATAAGGGCCTGGATATGGTATCCAGCGACCGCACGATCAAAGCAGCGGACGCCGGAACGGTCAGCTTCGCCGGAGTCAAAAGCGGATACGGCAATGTGGTCATTATCGATCACCGCAATGGATATGAGACCTATTACGGACATCTAAGCAGTATTGCGGTTACTTCAGGCCAGCGCCTGGAGCAAGGAGCCAAGATAGGTGTGATGGGGAATACAGGCCGCTCCACCGGCACACATCTGCACTTTGAAATCCGCAAGAATGGCACAGCTATCAATCCAATGAAGATTCTGAAATAG
- the yycF gene encoding response regulator YycF: protein MQMGTILVVDDEQPIADILKFNLEKEGYEVICAFDGNSAVELALSKRPDLMLLDLMLPGKDGMDVCREIRSAHLDIPIIMLTAKDGEIDKVLGLELGADDYVTKPFSTRELLARVKAQMRRQHKPAAADAANEPAAGKQGVQHFGLFIDTDMYLVYKDGEPLDLTHREYELLYYMIRHAGKVMTREHLLQAVWGFEYFGDVRTVDVTIRRLREKIEENPSKPEYIFTRRGLGYLMHNPKSGGL from the coding sequence ATGCAGATGGGAACGATTCTGGTAGTAGACGATGAACAGCCTATTGCTGATATATTGAAGTTTAATCTTGAAAAAGAAGGCTACGAGGTGATCTGCGCCTTCGACGGCAACAGTGCAGTCGAGCTGGCCTTGTCCAAACGGCCGGATCTGATGCTGCTGGATCTGATGCTGCCCGGCAAGGATGGAATGGATGTATGCCGCGAGATCCGCTCGGCCCATCTGGATATTCCGATCATTATGCTCACCGCAAAGGATGGCGAGATCGATAAGGTGCTGGGGCTGGAGCTGGGAGCGGATGATTATGTGACCAAGCCCTTCAGCACAAGAGAGCTGCTGGCGAGAGTCAAGGCGCAGATGCGGCGGCAGCATAAACCGGCGGCGGCCGATGCGGCAAACGAGCCTGCGGCGGGCAAGCAGGGGGTCCAGCATTTCGGCCTGTTCATTGATACGGATATGTATCTGGTGTACAAGGATGGCGAACCACTAGATCTGACCCATCGGGAATATGAGCTGCTGTATTATATGATCCGTCATGCCGGGAAGGTAATGACGCGGGAGCATCTGCTGCAGGCCGTATGGGGATTCGAATATTTCGGCGATGTACGGACCGTAGATGTCACGATCCGGCGTCTAAGAGAGAAAATTGAGGAGAATCCCAGCAAGCCGGAATATATTTTTACGCGGCGCGGGCTTGGTTATTTGATGCATAATCCCAAAAGCGGAGGGCTGTGA
- a CDS encoding MazG-like family protein — protein MSKVPKDLDVAKRAKVIEWLKTEVIDQVSRLFKALWEGSTARVGDSLASLIMSSYILGRRLGIPYRELDDLLLEKLRKHKQEGHQLEEWYQDISALEEHMRKR, from the coding sequence GTGTCCAAGGTACCGAAGGATTTGGATGTAGCCAAACGAGCGAAGGTTATTGAGTGGCTCAAAACCGAAGTAATTGATCAAGTCTCAAGGTTGTTCAAGGCATTATGGGAAGGCAGTACAGCCCGGGTGGGCGACAGTCTTGCCAGTCTGATCATGAGCTCTTATATTCTGGGGCGCAGGTTGGGCATTCCTTACCGGGAACTGGATGACTTACTTCTGGAGAAGCTTAGGAAGCATAAGCAGGAAGGCCACCAGCTGGAAGAATGGTACCAGGATATATCTGCACTAGAAGAACATATGCGTAAGAGGTGA
- the dnaB gene encoding replicative DNA helicase, with protein sequence MGGDLFFDRVPPQNLEAEQAVIGAVLLQDEALITAMERVNTEDFYDKPHQMIFEAMVQLGEESQPIDLVTLTSRLQDKGQLEDIGGVSYLAKLAHAVPTAANVEYYAQIIEEKAMLRRLIRTATQIVSEGYTGGEDVADMLSDAERRILEISNRRSGSGFIAIRDVLMQVFDRVELLHQNKGGTSGIPSGFADLDHMTNGFQRNDLIIVAARPSVGKTAFALNIAQNVAVRAKETVAIFSLEMSAPQLVQRMICAEANLDANTMRTGDFKSDDDWSKLTMGIQSLSEAEIYIDDTPGITVTDIRAKCRRLKKEKGLGMIVIDYLQLIQGRGKGGENRQQEVSEISRTLKQIARELDVPVIALSQLSRGVEQRQDKRPMMSDLRESGSIEQDADIVAFLYRDDYYNQDTEKKNIIEIIIAKQRNGPVGTVELVFLKNFNKFVNYERAHAEPFAG encoded by the coding sequence ATGGGTGGAGATCTCTTTTTCGATCGGGTTCCCCCGCAGAATCTGGAGGCAGAGCAGGCGGTAATCGGAGCGGTTCTGCTGCAGGATGAAGCGCTGATCACAGCGATGGAACGGGTGAATACCGAAGACTTCTACGATAAACCGCATCAAATGATATTTGAGGCGATGGTGCAGCTCGGAGAAGAGAGCCAGCCGATCGATCTGGTTACACTGACGTCCAGACTGCAGGACAAGGGACAGCTTGAGGATATCGGCGGTGTCAGCTATTTGGCCAAGCTGGCACATGCGGTGCCGACTGCGGCTAACGTGGAATATTACGCACAGATTATTGAAGAGAAGGCGATGCTGCGGCGGTTGATCCGCACGGCTACGCAGATTGTAAGCGAAGGGTATACCGGCGGCGAAGATGTTGCCGACATGCTGAGCGACGCTGAGCGGCGGATTCTCGAGATCTCCAACCGGCGCAGCGGCAGCGGCTTCATCGCCATCCGCGATGTGTTAATGCAGGTGTTCGACCGGGTGGAGCTGCTGCATCAGAATAAAGGCGGCACTTCGGGAATTCCATCAGGATTCGCGGATTTGGACCACATGACCAATGGCTTTCAGCGCAACGATCTGATCATCGTGGCGGCACGCCCATCAGTGGGGAAGACGGCATTTGCCCTGAATATAGCCCAGAATGTAGCGGTTCGCGCCAAAGAGACGGTAGCTATTTTCAGTCTGGAAATGTCCGCGCCGCAGCTTGTACAACGTATGATCTGCGCGGAAGCCAATCTGGATGCCAATACGATGCGGACCGGCGATTTCAAAAGTGACGATGACTGGTCCAAGCTGACGATGGGGATTCAGTCCCTATCCGAAGCCGAGATATATATTGATGACACTCCCGGGATCACTGTAACGGATATTCGTGCGAAATGCCGCAGACTGAAGAAGGAAAAAGGCCTCGGCATGATCGTCATCGACTATTTGCAGCTGATTCAAGGCCGGGGCAAAGGTGGAGAGAACCGTCAGCAGGAAGTGTCGGAAATCTCCCGTACCCTGAAGCAGATTGCCCGTGAGCTTGATGTTCCGGTCATTGCGCTGTCGCAGCTTAGCCGGGGTGTGGAGCAGCGTCAGGACAAGCGTCCGATGATGAGTGACCTTCGCGAATCCGGTTCGATTGAGCAGGATGCCGATATCGTAGCGTTCCTGTACCGTGATGATTATTACAATCAGGACACGGAGAAGAAGAATATTATCGAGATTATCATCGCCAAACAACGTAACGGCCCGGTGGGAACGGTGGAGCTTGTGTTTCTCAAAAACTTCAACAAGTTCGTCAACTACGAGCGAGCACATGCAGAACCTTTTGCCGGATAA
- a CDS encoding CBS domain-containing protein yields MNIAFFLLPKQEVACVTLDSTLRQTLERMEYHRYTAVPILNRNGEYAGTVTEGDLLWYMKDSDGKVTFENASKYLLKDVPLRMNNLPVSIDADMEDLINLAKVQNFVPVVDDMNRFIGIVRRSQVIEYCEKFVSRQSQETL; encoded by the coding sequence ATGAATATTGCATTTTTTCTGCTGCCCAAGCAGGAGGTGGCCTGCGTAACGCTGGATTCTACGCTGCGCCAGACTTTGGAACGGATGGAGTACCACCGCTATACAGCTGTGCCGATTCTGAACCGAAATGGAGAATATGCCGGCACGGTAACCGAAGGCGATTTGCTCTGGTACATGAAGGACTCTGACGGTAAGGTCACTTTTGAGAATGCTTCCAAATATCTTCTAAAGGATGTCCCGCTGCGCATGAACAACCTGCCCGTTTCGATTGATGCGGACATGGAAGACCTGATTAATTTAGCCAAGGTTCAGAACTTTGTCCCCGTGGTCGATGATATGAACCGGTTTATCGGTATTGTACGCCGCAGCCAAGTGATCGAATATTGTGAGAAATTTGTATCACGGCAATCACAGGAAACGTTATAA
- a CDS encoding DUF2232 domain-containing protein has product MKFRWTSVAWSIVYLLLLLSLSTPLLIITTLFMIIPAVVLFTTLNTRQFILHILPVLLIVGLITPVYILIAAYFLIPGLVMGRFYKKRASALSTLLAGTVTILGEFLLLLLLGTALFNFDLSNYVNDVLQMVNSPLSEFGTTSQIFTDMGFSSEQVRQISVLTVQMIPMTMIVTSFMIAVITHSIVRPILNSMDYAVPKLKPAREWRLPRSVIWYYLAGVLLQLLFSKPEGNFLLVISANLLPLLRIGFMIQAIGFFFFLAHERKWNKSVAFLLAVPVILLPSLRIIGIIDLVFPLRELVTKSKR; this is encoded by the coding sequence TTGAAATTTCGCTGGACATCTGTGGCCTGGAGCATCGTGTATCTGCTCTTGCTGCTATCTTTATCAACCCCGCTGCTTATCATTACTACCCTATTTATGATTATTCCGGCAGTAGTGCTGTTTACTACGCTGAACACCAGGCAGTTCATACTGCATATCTTGCCGGTCCTGCTGATAGTGGGCTTGATTACGCCGGTCTATATTTTGATAGCCGCGTATTTCCTGATCCCTGGGCTGGTAATGGGCCGCTTCTACAAAAAACGGGCCTCAGCCCTTTCTACGCTGCTTGCCGGAACCGTAACCATTCTTGGTGAATTTCTACTGCTCCTGCTGCTGGGCACGGCATTGTTTAATTTCGATCTCTCCAACTATGTGAATGATGTGCTTCAGATGGTGAATTCGCCGCTGTCCGAATTCGGTACCACCAGCCAAATCTTCACTGATATGGGCTTCTCCTCGGAGCAGGTGCGACAGATCAGTGTACTGACGGTACAGATGATTCCAATGACGATGATTGTTACCTCTTTTATGATCGCTGTGATCACGCATTCGATTGTCCGTCCGATTCTGAACAGCATGGATTATGCAGTTCCTAAGCTCAAGCCAGCTCGTGAATGGAGACTTCCGAGATCGGTTATCTGGTATTACCTGGCCGGTGTGCTTCTTCAGCTGTTGTTCTCCAAGCCGGAGGGCAATTTCTTGCTGGTGATCTCCGCCAACCTGCTGCCGCTGCTGCGTATTGGATTTATGATCCAGGCGATCGGGTTTTTCTTCTTCTTGGCTCATGAACGCAAATGGAACAAGAGTGTTGCCTTCCTGCTGGCTGTACCGGTAATTCTGCTGCCATCGCTGCGCATTATCGGTATTATTGATCTGGTATTCCCGCTGCGGGAGCTTGTGACGAAATCGAAACGATAG